Proteins co-encoded in one Flavobacteriaceae bacterium MAR_2009_75 genomic window:
- a CDS encoding helix-turn-helix protein, whose translation MEHTDRPKIINSITELHRILGLPKPTNPLITLIDHSQEREQTDLGNQKMVLNFYNVTIKKSFQGQLKYGKGHYDFDEGTMSFLSPNQVLAIDEKGERNSDGWSLLFHPELIANYGLSKIIKKYGFFSYGVNEALHLSDKEEQIIENLVQNIQNEYNSTIDLYSQDVIVSNLELLLNYCNRFYNRQFITRKMASNDLLANFESKLSEYFDERKESKLPTVKSIAEEMNVSANYLSDMLRTITGQNTQQHIHSKLIEKAKEYLTTTSKSIGEIAFQLGFEHSQSFNRLFKSKTDLSPLEYRNSFN comes from the coding sequence ATGGAACATACTGACAGACCGAAAATCATAAATTCGATAACCGAGTTACATCGGATTTTAGGTTTACCAAAACCTACAAATCCTTTAATTACGTTAATTGACCATTCGCAAGAAAGAGAACAAACAGATTTAGGTAACCAAAAAATGGTACTTAACTTTTATAATGTTACTATCAAAAAAAGTTTTCAAGGTCAACTTAAATATGGAAAAGGCCATTATGATTTTGACGAAGGCACAATGTCTTTTCTTTCGCCCAATCAAGTGTTGGCAATTGACGAAAAAGGGGAAAGAAATAGTGATGGTTGGTCGTTATTATTTCATCCAGAATTGATTGCAAATTATGGTTTATCAAAAATCATTAAAAAATATGGTTTCTTTTCCTATGGTGTAAACGAGGCTTTGCACCTTTCAGACAAAGAAGAACAAATTATAGAAAACTTGGTGCAAAATATTCAAAACGAATACAATTCAACGATTGACTTGTATAGTCAAGACGTGATTGTTTCGAATCTTGAATTATTACTTAATTATTGCAACCGTTTTTACAACAGGCAATTTATCACTAGAAAAATGGCGAGTAACGATTTGCTCGCCAATTTTGAAAGTAAGCTATCAGAATATTTTGATGAACGTAAGGAATCAAAATTACCAACAGTTAAAAGTATTGCAGAAGAAATGAACGTTTCCGCAAATTATTTGAGCGATATGTTAAGAACCATTACAGGGCAAAATACGCAGCAACATATTCATTCTAAACTCATAGAAAAAGCTAAAGAATATTTAACCACTACTTCAAAATCTATTGGCGAGATTGCTTTTCAGCTTGGTTTTGAACATTCGCAATCGTTCAATAGACTATTTAAAAGTAAAACCGATTTATCACCTTTAGAATACCGTAATTCATTTAATTAA